A part of Fundulus heteroclitus isolate FHET01 chromosome 23, MU-UCD_Fhet_4.1, whole genome shotgun sequence genomic DNA contains:
- the LOC105924991 gene encoding P2Y purinoceptor 14-like: protein MDDFNNSSVRDQNMTRCDPVEKESHPFLALGYSLLFLVGLTLNCFTLWFHCRGAHGQVSKNWMIYLKHLTAADFMLCLSLPLRIIHYTSTSLTIHMVYCSFGTTLMILNMNASVLFMGYIAANRYMKIFYSSGSHFLMTAKASHIISITTWVVLLTTTTPLIIQMLTLTPCTSVQNTCYHLIHKLRKPEQIVISISVNTFIFLLVLCSLVFFYYSTSRRVQQIQQRQLASSNSKKLVKSRRNMLVLVSVFCFCFVPYHVIRIPAYLLGGRCSVVWYYVKEVAVFISVFNICLDPLIYVFLCEDFRAQLKQLFNLKGKRNTSPLEAGHSRDHLNTKSSQVLEGTTTSTETTSPISL from the exons ATGGATGATTTCAATAATTCTTCAGTACGCGACCAGAATATGACCAGATGTGATCCAGTGGAAAAAGAATCCCACCCTTTCCTAGCACTGGGCTACAGTCTGCTGTTTCTG GTGGGTTTGACCCTAAACTGCTTCACCTTGTGGTTTCACTGCCGTGGAGCTCATGGACAAGTTTCCAAGAACTGGATGATCTACCTGAAACATCTGACAGCTGCAGACTTTATGCTCTGTCTGAGCCTCCCACTGCGTATCATCCACTACACCAGCACATCGCTCACCATTCATATGGTCTACTGCAGCTTTGGAACTACTCTAATGATCCTCAACATGAATGCCAGCGTCCTGTTTATGGGCTACATCGCAGCTAACAG GTACATGAAGATATTTTATTCTTCAGGATCTCACTTCCTGATGACTGCTAAAGCCAGCCACATCATCTCGATCACCACCTGGGTTGTTCTATTGACCACAACAACACCACTTATCATCCAGATGCTTACCCTGACACCTTGTACTTCTGTTCAGAACACCTGTTATCATCTGATACACAAACTTCGAAAACCAGAGCAAATAGTGATTTCTATTTCTGTAAATACTTTCATCTTCCTGCTGGTGCTCTGCTCACTGGTCTTCTTCTACTACAGCACCTCCCGCAGGGTGCAGCAGATCCAGCAGAGGCAGCTGGCCTCCTCCAACTCCAAGAAGCTTGTGAAGTCTCGTAGGAACATGTTGGTGTTGGTCAGCGtcttctgcttttgctttgttccttatCACGTTATTCGAATTCCAGCCTACCTATTGGGAGGACGATGTTCAGTGGTTTGGTACTATGTGAAGGAGGTGGCTGTGTTTATATCAGTGTTTAATATCTGTCTGGATCCTCTTATTTACGTTTTTCTTTGTGAGGACTTCAGGGCTCAGCTGAAACAACTATTCAACTTGAAAGGCAAGAGGAACACCTCTCCTTTGGAGGCTGGACATAGTAGGGATCACCTGAACACCAAAAGCTCCCAGGTCCTGGAGGGCACAACAACGAGCACGGAAACCACCAGTCCAATTAGTCTCTGA